A genomic segment from Deinococcus humi encodes:
- a CDS encoding tetratricopeptide repeat protein, with the protein MSISRRPSTVLAVRALLLLGLSAVPALAQDTAQPASQPVGQPAFAPQPVTYASAADAAAAAQKFADEARRTYPRGSANIDQALWTQAAAAAEAAVLAEPGNADYLKLRAQIYTEVGFWRQAEVTWAAYFKVVPAVPGSRDAQQAGLAQYNLGYSAYVRNQPDLAARYFAECLNFDPQSAQCAGWAARTALEGGDYARAQTLYGQAIALTPNDKTLVYFRGLAQKAADYGPVATGAFSRAYADLDAGRKDQALAGFQAAARSAPNFIEAWRQAGKLALEIGNAQAALEAYQGVIALPGADATDKFNLALAQEGAQYGLDAVRIFRAAYGKYTAGDRTAAENGFQQATAQNPNYAKAWAWLGRTRYEAKNYAGAAEAYGRAVALDPNDKSSAYYLRLAQQGK; encoded by the coding sequence ATGTCCATTTCCAGACGTCCATCCACCGTATTGGCGGTCCGTGCCCTGTTGCTGCTGGGCCTGAGCGCCGTGCCTGCCCTGGCCCAGGACACGGCCCAGCCTGCCTCCCAGCCGGTGGGGCAGCCCGCTTTTGCCCCCCAGCCCGTGACCTACGCTAGCGCTGCCGACGCAGCTGCTGCGGCCCAGAAATTCGCTGATGAGGCCCGCAGGACCTATCCCAGGGGCAGCGCGAATATCGATCAGGCGCTGTGGACCCAGGCCGCTGCAGCCGCCGAAGCCGCTGTCCTGGCCGAACCGGGCAATGCCGATTACCTGAAACTGCGCGCCCAGATCTACACCGAGGTTGGCTTCTGGCGTCAGGCGGAAGTGACCTGGGCGGCCTATTTCAAGGTGGTGCCTGCCGTACCCGGCAGTCGGGACGCCCAGCAGGCGGGCCTGGCGCAGTACAACCTGGGGTACTCGGCGTATGTTCGCAACCAGCCGGATCTGGCTGCCCGCTATTTCGCCGAGTGCCTGAACTTTGATCCTCAGAGCGCCCAGTGCGCGGGCTGGGCCGCCCGCACAGCGTTGGAGGGGGGCGACTACGCCCGCGCCCAGACGCTGTATGGTCAGGCCATCGCCCTGACGCCCAATGACAAGACGCTGGTCTATTTCCGGGGGCTGGCACAGAAGGCCGCCGATTACGGCCCAGTGGCCACCGGGGCGTTCAGCCGCGCCTACGCCGATCTGGACGCGGGACGCAAGGATCAGGCGCTGGCGGGCTTCCAGGCGGCGGCTCGGAGTGCGCCCAACTTTATTGAAGCGTGGCGGCAGGCTGGCAAGCTTGCCCTGGAGATCGGCAATGCTCAGGCCGCGCTGGAAGCATATCAGGGGGTCATTGCCCTGCCGGGGGCCGACGCCACCGACAAATTCAACCTCGCCCTGGCGCAGGAGGGCGCGCAGTATGGTCTGGACGCCGTACGGATCTTCCGCGCCGCTTACGGTAAGTACACGGCTGGCGACAGGACAGCGGCAGAGAACGGGTTCCAGCAGGCCACCGCCCAGAATCCCAACTACGCCAAGGCCTGGGCGTGGCTGGGCCGCACCCGCTACGAGGCGAAGAACTATGCGGGGGCCGCTGAAGCCTACGGCCGCGCCGTGGCCCTGGACCCAAATGACAAGTCCAGCGCGTACTACCTGAGACTGGCGCAACAGGGGAAGTAG